From one uncultured Paludibacter sp. genomic stretch:
- the nifF gene encoding Flavodoxin-B → MNMKKIGLFYSKSTVKTAQIAKKILAEFDKGQIESVTLEDAWEADFEKYDNLILGAATWFDGELPDAWDELIPKIKTINFKGKKAAIFGLGNQKGYPDNFVDSIGLLADVFEECGANIVGFTSTEGYEFEKSAAVRNGKFCGLAIDFENQNKLTDKRVKDWVENLKNEFN, encoded by the coding sequence ATGAATATGAAAAAAATAGGATTATTTTACAGCAAAAGCACAGTAAAAACCGCGCAAATTGCAAAAAAAATTTTAGCGGAATTTGATAAAGGACAAATAGAATCTGTAACTCTCGAAGATGCTTGGGAAGCGGATTTTGAAAAATACGACAACCTTATATTAGGAGCTGCCACTTGGTTTGACGGAGAATTGCCCGATGCTTGGGATGAGTTAATTCCAAAAATAAAAACCATAAACTTCAAAGGAAAAAAAGCAGCCATATTCGGACTTGGAAACCAAAAAGGATATCCTGATAACTTTGTAGACAGTATCGGTTTGCTTGCCGATGTTTTTGAAGAATGTGGTGCAAACATCGTAGGTTTTACCTCTACCGAAGGTTATGAATTTGAAAAATCTGCCGCCGTCAGAAACGGAAAATTCTGTGGATTAGCCATCGATTTTGAAAATCAAAACAAACTAACCGATAAACGAGTAAAAGATTGGGTGGAAAACTTGAAAAACGAGTTTAACTAA